The proteins below come from a single Parazoarcus communis genomic window:
- a CDS encoding putative baseplate assembly protein — MSTPDNCGCCTGLDALTPVATPQPPGQPALALRIGTHGRFRQSLLADLAREPALAALTTRASDDPAIALLDSWAAVLDVLAFYQERIGNEHYLRTATERRSILELARAIGYELRPGVAASTWLAFTLETAPGAPASARIDVGTRAQSIPAQDESAQIFETLEAVDAQARWNALPVLAREAVPPRMGGRQLYLGGTATRLQQGDALLIVGDERGKDPGNENWDFRRVTRIREVLPADPADASDAGYTVVTLDHGLGSPRRGVHPAATNPRCFALRARAHLFGHNAPDWRAMPSGLRATYLGLSEDSKPPISQHPEWPGFTLADVSDPSTAVASGTGLYGEYYRGKGFRERILTRTDAVVDFDWGPGTPDPAMPADHFSVRWSGWIKPPTTGTYTFHVTADDGLRLWIDGRLIVDYWINQGATEHSGQAELTAGHKHDIRLEYYESAGSASIKLAWSASGVPKAVVPTASLYPRDVHSVHLDTSYPKWLAGGWVVMSVPNYEEAYRIVTAEDDARADFTLSATATRLNLQGESVREIFNDQLRATTLFGQSEALDWATRPLSGFITGHLVDLAGYHPDLPAARWISVSGLILADVPANAAARQRLLQQHPLAAIRVARDRLSAEIEFEDFKRYTVSLSSAAEVACIKLNDSSSGRTRLHLDSDLAHAYLPATVRINANLAPASQGDSKQMRIQPEALGSGDAARSLQRFKLRQPPLTHIAAATPNGTASTLEVRVDGLLWKPAPRFTAAGPEDRSYTVRLDENGGASVQFGDGIHGARLPSGSGNVEARYRVGLGKAGNVAAEQISLLLSRPPGLKAVINPVKASGGTDAEAGDTARNNAPLTVRTLDRIVSLRDFEDFAAAFTGIGKAQAVWLWDGEQRRVHLTVAGTDGAALAPGDTLYRNLLNAIDAARPPHQALKVSPCRTLYFGLTASLWIDEAHEPPTVLAAAAAALKRDFGFAARQFGQPVSGSEILASLQGVSGVTGADLDHLKQAGPGSAAQTVTGPDGQLPARTAHWQGNTLQPADLLLIDPAAVKLLEHGS; from the coding sequence ATGAGCACCCCGGACAACTGCGGCTGCTGCACCGGGCTCGACGCGCTCACCCCGGTCGCCACCCCCCAGCCGCCCGGCCAGCCCGCACTGGCACTTCGCATCGGCACCCATGGCCGCTTCCGCCAGAGCCTGCTTGCCGACCTCGCCCGCGAACCGGCACTGGCCGCACTGACCACCCGTGCCAGCGACGACCCCGCGATTGCGCTGCTCGACAGCTGGGCCGCCGTCCTCGACGTGCTCGCGTTCTATCAGGAACGCATCGGCAACGAACACTACCTGCGCACCGCCACCGAGCGCCGCTCAATCCTCGAACTGGCGCGTGCCATCGGCTACGAACTTCGCCCCGGCGTCGCCGCATCGACCTGGCTCGCCTTCACCCTCGAAACGGCTCCTGGCGCCCCGGCCAGCGCCCGCATCGACGTCGGCACCCGTGCGCAGAGCATCCCGGCACAGGACGAAAGCGCACAGATTTTCGAGACACTCGAAGCCGTCGATGCGCAGGCGCGCTGGAATGCACTGCCAGTGCTGGCGAGGGAAGCGGTGCCGCCGCGCATGGGTGGCCGGCAGCTCTATCTCGGCGGCACCGCCACCCGCCTGCAGCAGGGCGATGCGCTGCTGATCGTCGGCGACGAGCGCGGCAAGGACCCAGGCAACGAGAACTGGGATTTCCGCCGCGTCACCCGCATCCGCGAAGTCCTGCCCGCAGACCCTGCCGATGCCAGCGATGCCGGCTACACCGTGGTCACGCTTGATCACGGCCTCGGCAGTCCGCGCCGTGGCGTACATCCGGCAGCAACAAACCCCCGCTGTTTCGCCCTGCGCGCCCGCGCTCACCTCTTTGGTCACAACGCGCCCGACTGGCGGGCGATGCCCTCGGGCCTGCGCGCCACCTATCTCGGCCTGAGCGAAGACAGCAAGCCACCGATCAGCCAACACCCGGAATGGCCCGGCTTCACCCTCGCAGACGTCTCCGATCCGTCAACAGCGGTAGCAAGCGGTACAGGTCTGTATGGCGAGTACTACCGCGGCAAGGGCTTCCGCGAGCGCATCCTGACCCGCACCGATGCGGTGGTGGACTTCGACTGGGGTCCGGGCACGCCAGACCCGGCGATGCCGGCAGACCATTTCTCGGTGCGCTGGAGCGGCTGGATCAAGCCACCCACCACAGGCACCTACACCTTCCATGTCACCGCCGACGATGGTCTGCGACTGTGGATCGACGGGCGCCTGATCGTGGATTACTGGATCAACCAAGGTGCAACCGAACACAGCGGTCAGGCGGAGCTCACCGCAGGGCACAAGCACGACATCCGCCTTGAGTACTATGAAAGCGCCGGCTCAGCCTCGATCAAACTGGCGTGGTCGGCCAGTGGCGTGCCCAAAGCCGTGGTGCCGACCGCAAGCCTGTATCCGCGCGACGTGCATTCGGTTCATCTCGACACCAGCTACCCGAAATGGCTCGCCGGTGGCTGGGTGGTCATGTCGGTCCCGAACTATGAAGAGGCTTACCGCATCGTCACCGCCGAAGACGATGCCCGTGCCGACTTCACCCTTTCGGCCACGGCCACCCGCCTCAACCTGCAGGGTGAAAGTGTGCGCGAGATTTTCAACGACCAATTGCGCGCCACCACCCTGTTCGGGCAGTCGGAGGCGCTGGACTGGGCGACCCGGCCGCTTTCCGGTTTCATTACCGGTCATCTCGTCGACCTCGCCGGCTACCACCCCGACCTGCCCGCAGCACGCTGGATCTCGGTGTCGGGCCTGATCCTTGCCGATGTGCCGGCCAATGCCGCCGCACGACAGCGGCTCCTGCAGCAGCACCCCCTTGCAGCCATCCGCGTGGCGCGCGACCGGCTTAGTGCCGAAATTGAGTTCGAGGACTTCAAGCGCTACACCGTCAGCCTGAGCAGCGCGGCCGAAGTGGCGTGCATCAAGCTCAACGACAGCAGCAGCGGCCGCACTCGTCTGCACCTCGACAGCGACCTCGCACATGCCTATCTGCCGGCCACGGTGCGCATCAATGCCAACCTGGCACCGGCCAGTCAGGGCGACAGCAAGCAGATGCGCATCCAGCCCGAGGCGCTCGGCAGCGGCGATGCGGCCCGCAGCCTGCAGCGCTTCAAGCTGCGCCAACCGCCGCTCACGCATATCGCGGCAGCCACGCCCAACGGCACGGCCAGCACCCTTGAGGTCCGCGTGGATGGCCTGCTGTGGAAGCCTGCACCGCGTTTTACAGCTGCCGGCCCCGAGGATCGCAGCTACACCGTGCGTCTGGACGAGAACGGCGGCGCCAGCGTGCAGTTTGGCGATGGCATCCATGGTGCGCGCCTGCCAAGCGGCAGCGGCAACGTCGAGGCCCGATACCGGGTCGGGCTGGGCAAGGCCGGCAATGTCGCCGCCGAGCAGATCAGCCTGTTGCTAAGCCGCCCGCCCGGCCTGAAAGCCGTCATCAATCCGGTCAAGGCCAGTGGCGGCACCGACGCCGAAGCCGGCGACACCGCACGCAATAACGCACCGCTGACGGTACGCACGCTGGACCGTATCGTGTCCCTGCGCGACTTCGAGGACTTCGCCGCCGCCTTCACCGGCATCGGCAAAGCCCAGGCCGTGTGGCTGTGGGACGGTGAGCAGCGACGGGTTCATCTCACCGTTGCCGGCACCGACGGTGCGGCGCTCGCCCCCGGCGACACGCTGTACCGCAACCTGCTGAACGCCATCGACGCGGCGCGGCCACCGCATCAGGCGCTGAAGGTCAGCCCCTGCCGGACCCTGTATTTCGGCCTCACTGCGAGCCTGTGGATCGACGAGGCGCACGAACCCCCGACCGTACTCGCGGCCGCCGCGGCAGCGCTGAAACGCGATTTCGGCTTTGCTGCCCGCCAGTTCGGGCAACCCGTCAGCGGCAGCGAGATCCTCGCCAGCCTGCAGGGGGTCAGCGGTGTCACGGGCGCCGATCTCGACCACCTGAAGCAGGCCGGCCCCGGCAGCGCTGCGCAGACAGTCACCGGTCCGGACGGGCAGTTGCCAGCGCGCACTGCCCACTGGCAGGGCAACACCCTGCAGCCTGCCGACCTGCTGCTGATCGACCCCGCTGCGGTCAAGCTGCTGGAGCATGGATCATGA
- a CDS encoding putative baseplate assembly protein, which yields MKRQFRSDNPRRLQRLRDQQPPGKNGIDYVEIASADQRSLRVVCVHPVTDITRANVRIDGGVRITGIRLAQDPVLAGNEIRITVDKAGDFSWYTLSLINPAEPDAPAPGFDICLSSIRINFKAGCPSEFDCADATTCPPASPPEPRLDYLAKDYDSFRSLMLDRMSQLVPEFTERSPADFTLALIETLAYVGDHLSYTQDAVATEAYLGTARRRTSLRRHARLLDYPIHEGCNARTFVTLDAGAAAEGSVLPAGTTLLALADGGAPVRRKALLDELPLPGIEVFESLHDQILHASHSHIAIHDFADPGYCLGRGATSAALVNTPALALAPGDVLILEEILSPVTGKPADADASHRHPVRLTSVSTGHDDLTHTDLLLVSWHVDDALPFPLCVSHEFEHGGAVVKEAIAVARGNVVLADHGLTRPWQAMVPDTVADDGPAGLRRHWRPRLKDSGLAYSAPYDHDLATSTAMSASAALRQDARRARPSNMRLQADDASLFGDQPDPAVAAWTPVRDLLGSERFAREFVVETENDGSAWLRFGDNRFGAAPPTGQRLLARYRLGGGTRGNVGADAITALVSDDAALKLGIVGLRNPLPAQGGAEAEALDAIRLNAPEAFRTQERAVTTEDYARAAERHPEVQRAVARLRWTGSWHTVFLMVDRRGGRAVDEAFKTELRDFLERFRLAGHDFAFADPVHVPLDIQLQVCAHKSYFATDVKAALIDTFTSGQSRNGTPGFFHPDRFTFGTPLYLSAVVAEAMAVAGVASVQVKRFQRWGRKPNGERDAGLIGIGTLEVLRVDSDPSFPENGQISFVVEGGS from the coding sequence ATGAAGCGCCAGTTTCGCAGTGACAACCCGCGCCGACTGCAGCGCCTGCGCGACCAGCAGCCGCCGGGCAAGAACGGCATCGACTACGTCGAGATCGCATCTGCCGATCAGCGCAGCCTGCGGGTGGTGTGCGTGCATCCGGTGACCGACATCACGCGCGCCAACGTGCGCATCGACGGCGGCGTGCGCATCACCGGCATCCGGCTCGCGCAAGACCCGGTGCTCGCCGGGAACGAGATCCGCATCACGGTGGACAAGGCGGGCGATTTCTCCTGGTACACCCTGTCGCTGATCAACCCCGCCGAGCCCGACGCGCCCGCGCCCGGCTTCGACATCTGCCTGTCGAGCATCCGCATCAACTTCAAGGCCGGCTGCCCGTCGGAGTTCGACTGTGCAGACGCCACCACCTGCCCGCCCGCATCGCCACCGGAGCCCCGCCTCGATTACCTGGCCAAGGACTACGACAGCTTCCGCAGCCTGATGCTCGACCGCATGTCGCAGCTCGTGCCCGAGTTCACCGAGCGCAGCCCGGCCGACTTCACCCTGGCCCTGATCGAAACCCTCGCCTACGTCGGAGACCACCTCTCCTACACCCAGGATGCGGTGGCAACCGAGGCCTATCTCGGCACCGCACGGCGCCGGACCTCACTGCGTCGTCATGCGCGCCTGCTCGACTACCCCATCCATGAAGGCTGCAACGCACGGACCTTCGTGACCCTCGATGCAGGGGCCGCAGCCGAGGGCAGCGTACTGCCGGCCGGAACCACCCTGCTGGCCCTGGCCGATGGTGGCGCCCCGGTGCGGCGCAAGGCGCTGCTGGACGAACTCCCGCTGCCCGGCATCGAAGTCTTCGAAAGCCTGCATGACCAGATTCTCCATGCTTCGCACAGCCACATCGCCATCCACGACTTTGCCGACCCCGGCTACTGCCTCGGGCGCGGCGCCACCTCGGCCGCCCTGGTCAACACCCCGGCGCTGGCGCTGGCGCCCGGCGATGTGCTGATCCTTGAAGAGATTCTCAGCCCGGTCACCGGCAAGCCGGCCGACGCCGACGCCAGCCACCGCCACCCGGTGCGCCTGACGTCGGTCAGCACCGGCCATGACGATCTCACCCACACCGACCTGCTGCTGGTGAGCTGGCATGTGGACGACGCGCTGCCCTTCCCGCTGTGCGTCAGCCATGAGTTCGAACACGGGGGCGCCGTGGTCAAGGAAGCGATCGCCGTTGCGCGCGGCAACGTGGTGCTGGCCGACCACGGCCTGACGCGGCCATGGCAGGCGATGGTGCCGGACACTGTGGCGGACGACGGCCCCGCCGGGCTTCGTCGTCACTGGCGGCCACGGCTGAAGGACAGCGGTCTCGCCTACAGCGCGCCTTACGATCACGATCTCGCCACCTCGACTGCGATGTCGGCCAGCGCTGCTCTGCGTCAGGACGCGCGTCGCGCGCGGCCATCAAACATGCGTCTGCAGGCCGACGACGCAAGCCTGTTCGGCGATCAGCCCGACCCGGCCGTCGCCGCATGGACGCCCGTGCGCGACCTGCTTGGCAGCGAACGCTTTGCGCGCGAATTCGTGGTCGAAACCGAGAATGACGGCAGCGCCTGGCTACGCTTTGGCGACAACCGTTTTGGCGCCGCGCCGCCCACCGGTCAGCGCCTGCTCGCACGTTACCGGCTTGGCGGCGGCACCCGGGGCAATGTCGGCGCCGACGCCATCACCGCGCTGGTCAGCGACGATGCCGCGCTGAAGCTGGGCATCGTCGGCCTGCGCAATCCGCTGCCGGCGCAGGGCGGTGCCGAAGCCGAAGCGCTGGACGCGATCCGGCTCAACGCCCCCGAGGCTTTCCGCACCCAGGAGCGCGCAGTCACCACCGAGGACTACGCGCGCGCTGCCGAGCGCCACCCCGAAGTACAACGCGCGGTCGCCCGCCTGCGCTGGACCGGCAGCTGGCACACCGTCTTCCTGATGGTGGATCGCCGTGGCGGGCGCGCGGTCGATGAAGCGTTCAAGACCGAACTGCGTGACTTCCTCGAACGCTTCCGCCTTGCCGGTCATGACTTCGCGTTTGCCGACCCGGTCCATGTCCCGCTCGACATCCAGCTCCAGGTCTGCGCCCACAAGTCCTACTTCGCGACCGACGTCAAGGCCGCCCTGATCGACACCTTCACCTCGGGCCAAAGCAGAAATGGCACCCCCGGCTTCTTTCATCCGGACCGTTTCACCTTCGGCACACCGCTCTACCTGTCGGCCGTGGTCGCCGAGGCGATGGCGGTTGCCGGTGTGGCCTCGGTGCAGGTGAAGCGCTTCCAGCGCTGGGGCCGCAAGCCCAATGGCGAGCGCGACGCCGGCCTGATCGGCATCGGCACGCTCGAGGTCCTGCGGGTCGACAGCGACCCGAGCTTTCCCGAAAACGGCCAGATCAGCTTTGTTGTGGAGGGCGGATCATGA
- a CDS encoding GPW/gp25 family protein, with translation MSLHFPFQPDHRGRSAEATEDAHLRDMIEQVLFTIPGERVNRPDFGCGLLQLVFAPNSDTLAAALQMTVHSALQQWLGERIVVEAVTVDHDDAQLAVEVQYISRSGQDRRVERFSRGAP, from the coding sequence ATGAGCCTCCACTTTCCCTTCCAGCCCGACCACCGCGGACGCAGCGCCGAGGCGACCGAAGACGCTCACCTGCGCGACATGATCGAGCAGGTGCTGTTCACCATTCCGGGCGAACGCGTCAATCGGCCCGACTTCGGTTGCGGCCTGCTGCAACTAGTGTTCGCCCCCAACAGCGACACACTGGCAGCAGCCCTGCAGATGACCGTGCACAGCGCACTTCAGCAATGGCTGGGCGAACGCATCGTGGTCGAAGCGGTCACCGTCGACCACGATGACGCGCAACTCGCGGTTGAAGTGCAGTACATCAGCCGCAGCGGCCAGGATCGTCGTGTCGAACGTTTCAGCCGGGGTGCGCCATGA
- a CDS encoding phage baseplate assembly protein V, which produces MSEKTRHFGKFRGVVVNNIDPMQMGRIQVQVPDVLGPALSSWAMPCVPFAGVQSGAFVLPQIGAGVWVEFEQGDADYPIWVGGFWGSAAEVPALALAGLPVSPSIVLQTGNQNGLMISDLPGPTGGILLKTMTGAMISINEVGITISNGQGATIMLTGPTVSINQGALTVI; this is translated from the coding sequence ATGAGCGAGAAGACACGTCATTTCGGCAAGTTCCGCGGGGTCGTGGTCAACAACATCGACCCCATGCAGATGGGCCGCATCCAGGTTCAGGTGCCGGATGTGCTGGGCCCGGCGCTGTCATCCTGGGCTATGCCCTGCGTGCCCTTCGCCGGCGTGCAGAGCGGCGCCTTCGTGCTGCCCCAGATCGGCGCCGGCGTGTGGGTCGAGTTCGAACAGGGCGACGCCGACTATCCGATCTGGGTCGGCGGCTTCTGGGGCTCGGCGGCCGAAGTCCCGGCGCTGGCACTGGCCGGTCTGCCGGTGTCGCCCAGCATCGTGCTGCAGACGGGCAACCAGAACGGACTGATGATCTCCGATCTGCCCGGCCCCACCGGCGGCATCCTGCTCAAGACCATGACCGGCGCGATGATCTCCATCAACGAGGTGGGGATCACCATCTCCAACGGTCAGGGCGCAACCATCATGCTCACCGGCCCGACGGTGAGCATCAATCAGGGCGCCCTCACGGTGATCTGA
- a CDS encoding DUF4157 domain-containing protein yields the protein MSRMLTPAKHDATTAPDRSARESAADHSAIRAFDTIAGLSEPARTRSRAPDRSGGPSPLPTTSAQPLPTDLREQFEYGFGHDFSRVRIFATGDAAEAVRTAGSRAVTWGSDIALAPGHWSPGTAAGRALLAHELAHVVRQAGETRPRLEHKTLDEEIDEELAKHVTDPKGLDPAHRDYAMNLQSYGFDINHDKNMNLLEEPKDPKAKAAWKRNFQKAEKLAERILDKSGSKVEQKESRAQMLAADLANAGFIDQAMALALKFSDAGQRKYVYQSVLGQPAKVSEAQITTIATFQAANAAQLADHELFSRLTTGTGAYAAKFGAAKVNAVLKVVVKKYASDADLPRSLAQLMFFHPASRAPFTEWMMADKHGALLRKVSEQPYFVEGAEIEKDGKTINPDADTLAWSIGNKQRVTVEDVLALSKAAGIAISPPTSRSIGSLKAWLEANTEKIGQAVAKQNPGKPEAAKALFTQITTAFTSHVDENITPDKSGHLTKLQAGGPKNSQLKVDCDVLATYGVRLLVASGFTPIGYMAVSPTDTTRAAHAMALLKHGKTYQAISNSASTELTATTKADALKEVRDFGLEEAYDANRPLTGYDIYYMDCDAKGTLPKEISSLDSAAKNGSLSK from the coding sequence ATGAGTCGCATGCTCACCCCCGCCAAACACGACGCAACCACCGCGCCGGACAGAAGCGCGCGGGAATCCGCGGCCGACCACAGCGCGATCAGGGCATTCGACACCATCGCCGGCCTGAGCGAGCCGGCCCGGACCCGCAGTCGGGCACCTGACCGCTCGGGCGGCCCCAGCCCGCTCCCCACCACCAGCGCACAACCACTGCCGACGGACTTGCGCGAGCAGTTCGAGTACGGCTTCGGCCATGACTTTTCCCGCGTACGCATTTTCGCAACGGGCGACGCTGCCGAAGCGGTGAGGACGGCAGGCAGCCGCGCAGTCACGTGGGGCTCGGATATCGCACTTGCACCCGGTCACTGGTCACCGGGCACCGCAGCCGGCCGCGCCCTGCTGGCCCATGAGCTCGCCCATGTCGTGCGTCAGGCGGGCGAAACACGCCCCCGCCTTGAGCACAAGACCCTGGACGAGGAGATCGACGAAGAGCTCGCCAAGCACGTAACGGATCCGAAAGGCCTCGACCCGGCCCATCGTGACTATGCGATGAATCTGCAGTCCTACGGGTTCGATATCAATCATGACAAGAACATGAACCTGCTCGAGGAGCCCAAGGACCCCAAGGCCAAGGCAGCGTGGAAGCGCAACTTCCAGAAAGCGGAAAAGCTGGCCGAACGCATTCTCGACAAGAGTGGATCGAAGGTCGAGCAGAAGGAAAGCCGTGCGCAGATGCTGGCCGCGGACCTCGCCAACGCAGGCTTTATCGACCAAGCGATGGCGCTCGCGCTCAAGTTCTCGGACGCCGGGCAGCGCAAGTACGTTTATCAGTCGGTACTGGGCCAACCCGCCAAGGTAAGCGAGGCGCAGATCACCACTATTGCCACATTTCAGGCAGCAAACGCAGCGCAGCTTGCAGACCATGAACTGTTCTCCAGGCTGACAACCGGCACCGGCGCCTATGCGGCCAAGTTTGGCGCAGCAAAGGTCAATGCAGTGCTCAAGGTGGTCGTGAAAAAATATGCAAGCGATGCAGACCTGCCCAGAAGTCTTGCGCAGCTCATGTTCTTCCACCCCGCGAGCCGTGCCCCATTCACCGAGTGGATGATGGCTGACAAGCATGGCGCTTTGCTCCGGAAGGTATCGGAGCAGCCATACTTCGTCGAAGGTGCGGAGATCGAGAAGGACGGCAAGACGATCAATCCGGATGCGGATACGCTGGCGTGGTCCATCGGTAACAAACAGCGCGTCACTGTCGAGGATGTTCTGGCCTTGTCGAAAGCAGCCGGCATTGCGATCTCGCCGCCGACATCGCGCAGCATCGGCAGCCTCAAAGCCTGGCTCGAAGCGAATACCGAGAAGATCGGTCAAGCGGTAGCCAAGCAGAACCCCGGAAAGCCGGAAGCGGCCAAGGCACTATTTACGCAAATCACCACTGCCTTCACCTCGCATGTCGACGAGAACATCACGCCAGACAAGTCGGGCCACCTGACAAAGCTGCAGGCAGGAGGCCCGAAGAACTCCCAGCTCAAGGTCGATTGCGACGTGCTGGCGACTTATGGCGTGCGCCTGCTGGTCGCAAGCGGCTTCACGCCGATCGGCTACATGGCCGTGAGCCCGACCGACACGACCCGTGCAGCCCATGCAATGGCACTGCTGAAGCACGGCAAGACCTACCAGGCAATCTCGAACAGCGCATCCACCGAATTGACCGCGACGACAAAGGCCGATGCGCTGAAGGAAGTGCGCGACTTTGGTCTCGAGGAAGCCTATGACGCGAACCGTCCGCTTACCGGTTACGACATCTACTACATGGACTGCGACGCCAAAGGGACCCTGCCCAAAGAGATTTCCTCCCTGGACAGCGCAGCCAAGAACGGGAGTCTGAGCAAATGA
- a CDS encoding ATP-binding protein: MNAPLAPDWISANQQLLVLEFARLKALLRPEEHDGHAGIDASTVRTLGAARQYLGDDSAIDWLARTFELSSFERDLLLLCAGVEMDAGLARACAHGHGDENRPWASFGLALAALQSPHWSALSPHSPLRHWLMITVDNDAGLSTGRLRIDERILHLLAGLNDPDMRLSHLLRPAAGLTLQAGAHAACTEAVVATLSTPCTPPEVPPLTVLEGDDISAGEDIANRAAASLGLRCQVLQAKHIPPHADERARLLRLWQRESRLLGSALLVVIDDPDTTAGDGTLELLNRVGGITFVAAPFLPPLDIPTRSFRMDKPDCSDRQQLWASALGPAAMHAVGDDVAQAASHFRIGSRALQDIARGMQQTGRKDASAGIALWRTCREQSRRGLDALAQRISGTADWGDLVLPEAQLSILHQIASHLRQRQTVIEHWGFGAQGSRGLGLASLFAGESGTGKTLAAEVLANTLQLDLYRIDLSAVVSKYIGETEKNLRKVFDAAEDCGAILLFDEADALFGKRTEVKDSHDRYANIEVSYLLQRMESYHGLAILTTNLKSSLDSAFTRRLRFIVQFPFPDYDQRLALWKRAIPGAAPTADLDFSRLARLSVTGGSIRNIALTAAFLAADSGEAIGMKHLLHAAHGDAAKRERPLTDAETRGWT, encoded by the coding sequence ATGAACGCCCCGCTGGCACCGGACTGGATCAGCGCCAACCAGCAGTTGCTGGTGCTTGAGTTCGCCCGTCTCAAGGCATTACTGCGCCCCGAGGAACACGACGGCCATGCCGGGATCGACGCCTCAACCGTTCGTACCTTGGGCGCCGCGCGCCAGTATCTGGGTGACGACAGTGCAATCGACTGGCTGGCGCGCACCTTCGAGCTGTCGAGCTTCGAGCGCGATCTGCTGTTGCTGTGCGCAGGTGTCGAGATGGATGCAGGGCTGGCACGCGCCTGCGCCCACGGCCACGGCGATGAAAACCGCCCTTGGGCCAGCTTCGGGCTCGCCCTCGCTGCGCTGCAATCGCCGCACTGGAGCGCACTGTCACCGCATTCACCACTGCGACACTGGCTCATGATCACTGTCGACAATGACGCCGGGCTGAGCACAGGCCGGCTTCGCATCGACGAGCGGATCCTGCACTTGCTCGCTGGCCTGAACGATCCGGACATGCGCCTTTCCCATCTCCTGCGCCCCGCCGCCGGCCTCACCCTTCAGGCCGGTGCACATGCTGCCTGCACAGAGGCTGTGGTCGCCACCCTGTCGACACCCTGTACGCCACCTGAGGTGCCGCCACTCACCGTGCTCGAAGGCGACGACATCAGCGCGGGGGAGGACATCGCAAACCGAGCCGCGGCAAGCCTCGGGCTTCGATGTCAGGTCCTGCAGGCAAAACACATTCCGCCTCACGCCGACGAGCGCGCGCGACTCCTGCGCTTGTGGCAACGCGAATCACGCCTGCTCGGATCTGCCCTGCTCGTCGTCATCGACGACCCCGACACCACTGCGGGGGATGGCACGCTCGAACTGTTGAACCGGGTCGGAGGCATCACCTTCGTGGCGGCCCCCTTCCTGCCGCCGCTCGACATCCCGACACGCAGCTTCCGCATGGACAAACCGGACTGCAGCGACCGTCAGCAACTGTGGGCAAGCGCGCTAGGCCCCGCCGCAATGCACGCGGTCGGCGATGACGTGGCACAGGCCGCCAGTCATTTCCGTATCGGCAGCCGTGCGCTGCAGGACATCGCCCGCGGCATGCAGCAGACAGGTCGCAAGGACGCCTCCGCCGGCATCGCACTGTGGCGCACCTGCAGGGAACAGAGCCGGCGCGGACTCGATGCCCTTGCTCAGCGCATTTCCGGCACGGCCGATTGGGGGGATCTGGTCCTGCCCGAGGCGCAACTGAGCATCCTGCACCAGATCGCATCCCATCTGCGCCAGCGCCAGACCGTCATCGAGCACTGGGGCTTTGGCGCGCAAGGCAGTCGCGGCCTGGGCCTCGCCAGCCTCTTTGCGGGCGAGAGCGGAACCGGAAAGACACTGGCTGCCGAAGTGCTGGCCAACACGCTGCAACTCGACCTCTACCGTATCGACCTGTCGGCCGTCGTCAGCAAGTACATCGGCGAAACCGAAAAGAATCTGCGCAAGGTCTTCGATGCCGCCGAAGACTGTGGGGCCATCCTGCTCTTCGACGAAGCGGATGCCCTGTTCGGCAAGCGTACCGAAGTCAAGGACAGCCACGACCGCTATGCAAACATCGAGGTCAGCTACCTGCTGCAGCGGATGGAGTCTTACCACGGCCTCGCGATCCTCACGACCAACCTCAAATCGAGCCTGGACAGCGCCTTCACGCGCCGCCTGCGCTTCATCGTGCAGTTTCCGTTTCCGGACTACGACCAGCGCCTGGCGCTTTGGAAGCGCGCTATTCCGGGCGCGGCGCCGACGGCGGACCTCGACTTCAGCAGGCTCGCACGGCTCTCCGTCACGGGCGGCAGCATCCGCAACATTGCGCTGACGGCGGCCTTTCTCGCAGCCGACAGCGGTGAAGCGATCGGCATGAAACACCTTCTTCATGCCGCGCACGGAGATGCAGCGAAACGCGAGCGCCCACTCACCGATGCAGAGACAAGGGGATGGACATGA